DNA sequence from the Candidatus Sulfotelmatobacter sp. genome:
GGCCAAGGGATTCTATGGCGGCGCGTTCGGCTGGGGATTCCGCGACGATCCGATGCCGATGGGCGCCGCCTACACCACCTGGATGGCGGGCAGCGAGCGTCGCGGCGGCATGATGCCGATGCCGCCGGGAGGGGATCATGCCGCGCACTGGCTCGCCTATTTCGGCAGCGCCAACGTGGACGCCACCGCGACTCGCGCGAAGGAGCTGGGCGCCGCGCTGATGGTGCCGCCCACCGACATCCCGGGCGTGGGTCGCTTCGCGGTGATCCAGGATCCGCAGGGCGCGTTTTTCGCGGTGGTCAAGTTCGACCTGCCGATGTAGGCCGGTTACGATCGCTGCGGGAACAGGAGCCCGCCATGTCGGACCCGCACGAATTTCCATCGCCGGCCATCACCGTCACCTGGAGCCGGCGGCGCTGCCTGCACGCCGCCGAATGCCTGATGCGGCTGCCTCCGGTATTCGAGGTCGGGCGAAAACCGTGGGTCGAGCCCGCCAACGCCACCGCTGACGCGGTGGCGCGCACCATCGAGCGCTGCCCGACCGGGGCGCTCCAGTACCAGCGTCACGACGGCGGCCCGGCCGAGCAGCCCGCGGCCGAGAATCACGTGCTGGTCGGGCGCAACGGCCCGCTGTGGGTGCGCGGCGCGATCGAGCTGGTGGACGCGAACGGCCAGGCGGTGGGGCGCGACACGCGCGTCGCGCTGTGCCGCTGCGGGCAATCACAGTTCAAGCCCTGGTGCGACGGTTCGCACAACGCCGCGCGCTTTCGCGAGCGCGGCGAGGTGTTCGACGGCAGGCTCGATCCGCCCGCCGATTCGCCGGGCCCGTTGAGGATCGCGGCGCGCGAGAATGGTCCGCTCAAGCTTTCGGGACCGTTCACGCTGGTCAGCTCGGACGGTCGCGTGAAGCTCGTCACTTCGGGCACCGCGCTCTGTCGCTGCGGCGAATCGGCGAACAAACCGTTCTGCGACAAGTCTCACGAGCGCGTGGGATTCGTGGCACCGCCGATCGGAGCCGCGGCCGCGGGCGGGTCCGCGTCCTCGCCGGCCGGCGCCGCCGAAGTGCTCGAGCCGGCCGGGCCGAGCGGTCCGTCGTCGCGGCCGGAGGGCGGCGAAGCCCGCTCCTAGCGCGGCCGGCTGCGCCGGCGGCGATCGGCTAGACTGCGCGCCCCATGTCGACCCGCGCCGCCTCCGGAAAGATTCCGCCCGAAGTGTTCGAAGCCACCATCGCCCCGCTCTTGGGCGCGGCGCGCCCCGAGGTGCTGATCGGCCCGCGTACCGGTGCCGACTGCGCGGTGGTGCGCACCGGCGCCGGGCGCGTGCTGGTGTTCTCGACCGATCCGCTCTCGCTGGTGCCGGCGCTGGGTGCCGAGCGCTCGGCGCGGCTCGCCTGCCATCTGCTCGCGTCCGACGTCTGGACCAGCGGCATTCCGCCGGCCTGGGTCACGGTGTGCTTCAACCTGCCGCCCGACACCAGCGACGAAACGCTCGCGATCTACTGGCGGGCGATGGGCGACGAATGGACCCGGCTCGGCGTCGCGGTGGTGGCGGGGCACACCGGTCGCTACGAGGGCTGCGGCCTCACCATCATCGGCGCCGCGACGGTGATCGGCGTGGGCGACGAAGTGCGCTACCTCACGCCGGCGATGGCCTCGCCCGGTGACCGGCTGATCGTCACCAAGAGCTGCGCCTACGAGACCACTGCGATCGCGGCGCAGCTCTTCCCGAAGCGGCTGGCCGCTCGGCTCGGCGACGACGAAGCGGCGATGGCGCGCGCGCGGCAAATGATCGACTCGGTGAGCGTGGTCGCCGACTGCGTCGCCATCCTGCGCATCGGCGTGCGCGATCGCGGCGTAAGCGCGCTCCACGACGCGACCGAGGGTGGCGTGCTGGGCGGGTTGATCGAGCTGGCGCGGGTGTGCGGCCACGACCTGCGCGTCTCGCGCGCGGCGCTGCCGCTCTCGAGCGAAGCGCGGGCCGCCTGCGAGGTGTTCGGCATCGATCCCTACTGGTCGCTGTCCGAAGGCACCCTGATCGCCGCGGTGCGCCCGCAGCACGCGAAGGCGGCGCTGGCGGCGCTGGCCGACGAGGGCATTGCCGCCGCCGAGGTCGGCGAGGTGGTCGACGGGAAGGGCATGCTCTGGCTCACCGAGCCCGACGGCAAGGTGGTCAAGCTCACGCACCCCGAGCCCGATCCCTACTGGGAGGCCTACGCGCGCGCGGTGCGCGAGCGCTGGGAATAGCGAAGCCGCCGGATCTCGCGACCCGGCGGCTTCGCGCCTTCGAGGGATTAGAACTTGATGGCGAGGCCGAGCGCCGTGCTCCAGAACTTGGGATCGTAGTTGCTGGGCAGGTTCGAGTCGTCGGACTTCTTGAGCATCACGTAGCGCGCGTTCAGGTCGAGCGACAGCATCGGCACCAGCGGCATCTGGAATCCACCACCGATGTGAGTGCCGAACGTGGTGTTGGTGGCCGCCGCGGCCGCGTAGCCCGGAGCGCCCGGGATCGAGTAGCTGGTGTGATACCAGCCCACGCCACCGCCCGCGTACACGAACGGGATCGGGGCGAGCCAGGCCGACAGCGTCACCGGCCAGGTGGTGGCATTGGTGGTGAACACCCCGGCGTTGACCTCGTCGGTGTGATACGCCACGCCGAGATCGGCCTTGACCATCGGGATGATGCTGGTGCGAACCGACAGGCCGGTGTAGAGCTTGGCGCTGCCGCTGCCGTCGGCGTTACGCGAGACGCCGACCGCGGGGATGATCTCGGCGGCGTGCGCCATCTCCATGCCGAGCAGCAGGGCCACGATGAAAACCACGCCGCCGATCAGCGCGCGATCGGCGAGTCTGACGGTGCGCCTGGAAGCCGGGTGCATGATGCTCCTCCACCTGGGATGGAAATCGGGATTCGACGCCGTAGGGAGTATCAAGTCGCATGCCTGAGCCCGCGGCGCGGGCTTCGCGCGGGCCAACTCGATTTGGCCCACGGCGATCGCGGCTGGGGCGCCACACCCGTGGCGCCGATGCTCCCAAAACGCCCGCGGTTCGATGCATTCGGGAAGGCGCGCCCGTGCGGATTGCAAACCTGTCACGGCGGCGCTTGAGTTCCGGCCGCGGCGCGGCCGATACTGCGGCGGGAGGCCTGCTCACCCTTGCGAATCGCGGCGATCGACATCGGCACCAACTCGATCCACATGGTGATCGCAGACGCCATCGGCGTCGGCGCGATCGAGGTCGTGGATCGCGAGCGCGACGTGGTGCAGATCGGGCGCGGCTCGTTCTCGGGCCATCGCCTGCGCCGCGAGGCCATCCGCCGCAGCGTCGAATCGCTGGCGCGCTTCGTTCAGCTCGCCCGCCGGCTGCAGACCGACCGCATCCTCTGCACCGCCACCGCGGCGGTACGCGAGGCGCAGAACGGCGGCGAGCTGCTCCAGGCGGCGCGCGCCGCTTCGGGGGTCACGCCGCGGGTGATCCCGGCCGAGGAGGAAGGCCGGCTCATCTACCTGGCGGTGAAGGAGGCGCTGCAGATCGGCGCCGCGCCGTCGCTGATCGTGGACATCGGCGGCGGCAGCGTGCAGTTCGTGGTCGGGGACGCGGAGAAGCTGAGACTCTCGACCGGCGCGCCGCTCGGCGCGCTGCGCCTCACCGAGCTGCTGCCGCTCTCCGATCCTCCGACGCGCGGCGAACTCGAACGCCTGCGGCGCCACCTGCGCCGGGAGGCGCGCGCCGCGCTGGGCCGAGTCGCCGAGTTCGAACCCGGGCGCGTATTCGGCTCGTCGGGCACCATCCACGCTCTGGCTCAGCTCGCCCACTGGGAAGAGCACGGCGCGGCGATCCCGCAGATCAACGGCTACCCGCTGTCGCTGGCGGCGGTGGACCGGCAGGTCAAGCGACTCTCGCGCCTGAGCATCGCCCAGCGCGAGCGGCTGCCCGGACTCGATGCCCATCGCGCCGAGATCATCCTGCCGGGCGCGATGGTGCTGCGTCACGTGCTCGACGAGCTGGGCGCCGACGGGCTGATCGTCTCGGATTTCGGGGTGCGCGAAGGCCTGGTGATCGACTACATCGCCAACCACGCCGAGGAAGTCACTCAGCTCGCCCCCCTCGAGGACCTGCGCATGCGCAGCGTGGTGCAGTTGCTGCGCAAGTTCGGGCCGAGCGGACCGCACCCGGCGCACGTCGCGCGGCTCGCGCTCTCGCTCTACGACGGCTTCCGCCCGGTGCACGAACTGCCGCCCGAGACCCGCGATCTGTTGCACTACGCGGCGCTGCTCCACGACGTGGGCTCGGTGGTGTCGTTCGACGGCCACGCCGAGCATTCGGGCTATATCATTCGCAACGGCAACCTGCGTGGACTCTCGCGCGAGGAAGTCGAGGCGATCGCGTGCGTGGCGCGCTACCACGGCAAGGGCCGGCCGAAGAAGCGCGATCGCGAATTCCGCGACCTGCGGAAGAAGACGCGCCGCACCGTGCGCTGGCTCGCGGCGCTGCTGCGGATCGCCGAGGGACTCGACCGCAGCCACTACCAGCTGATCCGCAGCCTGCGCGTGGCTCGACGCGGGGAGCGTTTCTCGATCCTGGTGACGGCGCGGCGCGATGCCAAGCTCGAACTGTGGGCGGCGCGGCGCCGTCTCGGGCTGCTCGCCGAGCGGATCGGCAGCCGCAAGCATCCCGCTTCGGTGACGGTGCGGCTCGATCGCGCCGCCGACCTCGCGCGGCGCGCAACCCCCGAGCCGAAACGTGCCGAGACGCCCGCGGTCGCGCCGGCCGCGGCCTCTCCGGCGCGGCCGCAGCCTCAGACTCCGGCGCGACCCTCGGCGCCGGCGCTCAAGGTGGTGGAGAGGCGCTGAGCCTCGGCCGCGGCCAGCGCCCGCGTGGGCGCGAGCTTCACGACCACGCTCTGGAGCGCCGCGGCCTCGGCGGGCCGCGCATGGAGCGCCGCGCGGCGCGCCGCCGATTCGAGGCGCTCGCGCAGCACCGCGAGGTCCTGAATCCGACCGAGGAGATCCTGGAGCTGCCGCAGGCGCTTGACGACCTGCGGGTCGTTTGGTGACGGCGTGGGTTCCGCCGGGGGCTCCGCGCGCTCGTGCGCCGGAATCAGCGCCGCGCGGCACTCGATCGCGTAGCGCCAGCGCTTGACCCGGATGCGCGCGGCGTGGAGCGCGCGGTCCTCGCCGCTCATCCAGGCGGTTTCGAGCGCCAGCGTGGCGCGCTCGCGCGTGGCACGGACGTGGTCATCGGCCAGCTCGCGTGGATCGAGCGGCGCGGCCGGCGAAGGCGCGCGCCCGAGCGCCCGCTCCAGCGCGTCGCGGACCCGACGCACGCGGCGGCGCGAAGCGACGTGGGCGGCGTCGGCGCGCTCGCGCTCGAGGCGCTGCTCGCCGTCGCGCAGTAGCGGCTCGAGCGCCGCCCGGACGGCGGGCGTGGCGCCGATCATGCGTTCCGCGAGCAGCGCGTCCGAAACCTCGAGGTCGCGAAGCGTGGCGAGATCGCGGCGGAGCCTGCGGGCGCGGCGTCGCGCCCGGCGCGCACCCTTCGGCTCGAGCAGCGGCCGCCACAGATCGATGGCGGCGGTCAGCCGGCGCGAGGCGACGCGCAGATCGTGCACCGCCTCGGAATCCTGCGAGCGGCGAACCCGGCGCGCCGCCGCCGACAGCACGCTCAGCCGCGCGCCGAGATCGGCGGCGGCGAGGTGCGCGGGCTCGACCCCATGCGGTCGCGCCAGCACGTGAAACGGGGGCGCTCGTCGCGGGGTGGCGCTGGGACTGTCGGACATGGCGAAGAGTTCGGCGCCAGGGCGCGGGCGGCGCGCGCTCAGGGCATCGAGAGGATGCGGCGCTCCGGATCGGGTGAGCCGGCCTTGACCAGCTCGGAGACCCGGCTCCACAGGTACTGATGGATCTCGTCCACGCCCTGGGTGGCGTCGATGGTGTCGAACTGGAAGTCCGCGGCGAGGCGATCGAACTGCTCGATCAGCTTCGACTGATACCGGATGAACGATTCGTAGTGATCGTTCCCCATCGGGATGTCCATCCCCGATTCCCAGTAGTCGAAGCCGCCGCCGGTCAGGATGCGCGGCACCAGGTCCGGCACGTCGATGCGCAGGTAGAACACCGCGTCGGGTTTGAGCGCGAACGAATAGACCTGTCGGATCCAGTCGGGGTCGGCGCCGCGCACCACCGCGCGCGCGATCAGCGAATAGGTGTAGCGGTCGGTGAGCATCACGAACCCGGCGCGGAGCGCGGGCAGGATCTGGTGCTCGAGCCGGTCGGCGAAATCGGTGGCGTAGAAGAGATTGAAGGCGTTGGTGCCAAGCGTGTTGCCCATCTTGGCGCGCCGAATCCCGCGGCTCGCGAGGTCGGAGCGCGTGAGACCCGTCTCGGCCACCGCGTAGCCGGCGCTCTCGAGCTCCTGCTTGAGCAGATCCACGTGCGTGGTGCGGCCGGCGCCGTCGGTGCCCTCGAGCACGATCAACCAGCCGTGGAGATCTTCGAGCGAGACGCCCGGCACGCCCTCGCCATACCAGTTGAATCTAGGCACGGGCGGCCTTCCTTGCGCGCCGCAGCTTGGGCAGATGCTTGCGGATCTCGGCGCGCAGCTGACGCTGCTGCACCTCGACCGGCAGGGTCGCGTCCATCACGTGAAGGCCGAACTCCTG
Encoded proteins:
- a CDS encoding CDGSH iron-sulfur domain-containing protein; translated protein: MSDPHEFPSPAITVTWSRRRCLHAAECLMRLPPVFEVGRKPWVEPANATADAVARTIERCPTGALQYQRHDGGPAEQPAAENHVLVGRNGPLWVRGAIELVDANGQAVGRDTRVALCRCGQSQFKPWCDGSHNAARFRERGEVFDGRLDPPADSPGPLRIAARENGPLKLSGPFTLVSSDGRVKLVTSGTALCRCGESANKPFCDKSHERVGFVAPPIGAAAAGGSASSPAGAAEVLEPAGPSGPSSRPEGGEARS
- a CDS encoding AIR synthase family protein → MSTRAASGKIPPEVFEATIAPLLGAARPEVLIGPRTGADCAVVRTGAGRVLVFSTDPLSLVPALGAERSARLACHLLASDVWTSGIPPAWVTVCFNLPPDTSDETLAIYWRAMGDEWTRLGVAVVAGHTGRYEGCGLTIIGAATVIGVGDEVRYLTPAMASPGDRLIVTKSCAYETTAIAAQLFPKRLAARLGDDEAAMARARQMIDSVSVVADCVAILRIGVRDRGVSALHDATEGGVLGGLIELARVCGHDLRVSRAALPLSSEARAACEVFGIDPYWSLSEGTLIAAVRPQHAKAALAALADEGIAAAEVGEVVDGKGMLWLTEPDGKVVKLTHPEPDPYWEAYARAVRERWE
- a CDS encoding outer membrane beta-barrel protein; amino-acid sequence: MHPASRRTVRLADRALIGGVVFIVALLLGMEMAHAAEIIPAVGVSRNADGSGSAKLYTGLSVRTSIIPMVKADLGVAYHTDEVNAGVFTTNATTWPVTLSAWLAPIPFVYAGGGVGWYHTSYSIPGAPGYAAAAATNTTFGTHIGGGFQMPLVPMLSLDLNARYVMLKKSDDSNLPSNYDPKFWSTALGLAIKF
- a CDS encoding Ppx/GppA phosphatase family protein; this encodes MRIAAIDIGTNSIHMVIADAIGVGAIEVVDRERDVVQIGRGSFSGHRLRREAIRRSVESLARFVQLARRLQTDRILCTATAAVREAQNGGELLQAARAASGVTPRVIPAEEEGRLIYLAVKEALQIGAAPSLIVDIGGGSVQFVVGDAEKLRLSTGAPLGALRLTELLPLSDPPTRGELERLRRHLRREARAALGRVAEFEPGRVFGSSGTIHALAQLAHWEEHGAAIPQINGYPLSLAAVDRQVKRLSRLSIAQRERLPGLDAHRAEIILPGAMVLRHVLDELGADGLIVSDFGVREGLVIDYIANHAEEVTQLAPLEDLRMRSVVQLLRKFGPSGPHPAHVARLALSLYDGFRPVHELPPETRDLLHYAALLHDVGSVVSFDGHAEHSGYIIRNGNLRGLSREEVEAIACVARYHGKGRPKKRDREFRDLRKKTRRTVRWLAALLRIAEGLDRSHYQLIRSLRVARRGERFSILVTARRDAKLELWAARRRLGLLAERIGSRKHPASVTVRLDRAADLARRATPEPKRAETPAVAPAAASPARPQPQTPARPSAPALKVVERR
- a CDS encoding CHAD domain-containing protein gives rise to the protein MSDSPSATPRRAPPFHVLARPHGVEPAHLAAADLGARLSVLSAAARRVRRSQDSEAVHDLRVASRRLTAAIDLWRPLLEPKGARRARRRARRLRRDLATLRDLEVSDALLAERMIGATPAVRAALEPLLRDGEQRLERERADAAHVASRRRVRRVRDALERALGRAPSPAAPLDPRELADDHVRATRERATLALETAWMSGEDRALHAARIRVKRWRYAIECRAALIPAHERAEPPAEPTPSPNDPQVVKRLRQLQDLLGRIQDLAVLRERLESAARRAALHARPAEAAALQSVVVKLAPTRALAAAEAQRLSTTLSAGAEGRAGV
- the tmk gene encoding dTMP kinase, with translation MPRFNWYGEGVPGVSLEDLHGWLIVLEGTDGAGRTTHVDLLKQELESAGYAVAETGLTRSDLASRGIRRAKMGNTLGTNAFNLFYATDFADRLEHQILPALRAGFVMLTDRYTYSLIARAVVRGADPDWIRQVYSFALKPDAVFYLRIDVPDLVPRILTGGGFDYWESGMDIPMGNDHYESFIRYQSKLIEQFDRLAADFQFDTIDATQGVDEIHQYLWSRVSELVKAGSPDPERRILSMP